In the genome of Physeter macrocephalus isolate SW-GA unplaced genomic scaffold, ASM283717v5 random_102, whole genome shotgun sequence, one region contains:
- the MEA1 gene encoding male-enhanced antigen 1, with product MAAVVLGGDTMGPERIFPNQTEELGPHQGPTEGTGDWSSEEPEEEQEETGTGPAGYSYQPLNQDPEQEEVELAPVGDGEDVVADIQDRIQALGLHLPDPPLESEDEDEEGATASSNHSSIPMDPEHVELVKRTMAGVSLPAPGVPAWAREISDAQWEDVVQKALQARQAAPSWK from the exons ATGGCAGCAGTAGTTCTAGGGGGAGACACCATGGGTCCTGAACGTATCTTCCCCAATCAGACTGAGGAACTCGGGCCACACCAGGGCCCTACAGAAGGCACTGGGGATTGGAGCAGTGAGGAACCAGAGGAAGAGCAAGAGGAAACGGGGACAGGACCAGCTGGCTACTCCTACCAGCCCCTGAACCAAGATCCTGAACAAGAGGAGGTGGAGCTGGCACCAGTGGGGGATGGAGAAGATGTAGTTGCTGATATCCAGGATCGGATCCAG GCCCTGGGGCTTCATTTGCCAGACCCACCATTAGAAAGCGAGGATGAAGATGAGGAGGGAGCTACAGCATCGAGCAACCACAGCTCTATTCCCATGGACCCAG AACACGTGGAGCTGGTGAAAAGGACGATGGCTGGTGTAAGCCTGCCTGCGCCAGGGGTTCCTGCCTGGGCTCGGGAGATATCAGATGCCCAGtgggaagatgtggtacagaagGCACTCCAAGCCCGGCAGGCTGCCCCTTCCTGGAAGTGA
- the PPP2R5D gene encoding serine/threonine-protein phosphatase 2A 56 kDa regulatory subunit delta isoform produces the protein MPYKLKKEKEPPKLAKGTAKPSSSSKDGGGESAEEAQPQPQPQPPPQPPPQPPSSNKRPSNSTPPPTQLSKIKYSGGPQIVKKERRQSSSRFNLSKNRELQKLPALKDSPTQEREELFIQKLRQCCVLFDFVSDPLSDLKFKEVKRAGLNEMVEYITHSRDVVTEAIYPEAVTMFSVNLFRTLPPSSNPTGAEFDPEEDEPTLEAAWPHLQLVYEFFLRFLESPDFQPNIAKKYIDQKFVLALLDLFDSEDPRERDFLKTILHRIYGKFLGLRAYIRRQINHIFYRFIYETEHHNGIAELLEILGSIINGFALPLKEEHKMFLIRVLLPLHKVKSLSVYHPQLAYCVVQFLEKESSLTEPVIVGLLKFWPKTHSPKEVMFLNELEEILDVIEPSEFSKVMEPLFRQLAKCVSSPHFQVAERALYYWNNEYIMSLISDNAARVLPIMFPALYRNSKSHWNKTIHGLIYNALKLFMEMNQKLFDDCTQQYKAEKQKGRFRMKEREEMWQRIEELARLNPQYPMFRAPPPLPPVYSMETETPTAEDIQLLKRTVETEAVQMLKDIKKEKVLLRRKSELPQDVYTIKALEAHKRAEEFLTASQEAL, from the exons gcccagccccagccccagccgcAGCCGCCACCGCAGCCTCCACCGCAGCCGCCGTCATCCAACAAGCGTCCCAGCAACAGCACGCCGCCCCCCACACAGCTCAGCAAAATCAAGTACTCAGGGGGGCCCCAGATTGTCAAGAAGGAGCGACGGCAAAGCTCCTCCCGCTTCAACCTCAGCAAGAACCGGGAGCTGCAGAAGCTTCCTGCCCTGAAAG ACTCACCAACCCAGGAGCGGGAGGAGCTGTTTATCCAGAAGCTACGCCAGTGCTGCGTCCTCTTTGACTTTGTGTCAGACCCACTCAGTGACCTCAAATTCAAGGAGGTGAAGCGGGCAGGGCTCAACGAAATGGTGGAGTACATCACCCACAGCCGTGATGTTGTCACCGAGGCCATTTACCCTGAGGCCGTCACTATG TTTTCAGTGAACCTCTTCCGGACGCTGCCACCTTCATCAAATCCCACTGGGGCCGAGTTTGACCCCGAGGAAGATGAGCCCACCCTGGAGGCCGCCTGGCCGCATCTCCAG CTCGTGTACGAGTTTTTCTTACGTTTCCTTGAGTCTCCCGATTTCCAGCCAAACATAGCCAAGAAGTACATTGACCAGAAGTTTGTCCTTGCT CTCCTGGACCTGTTTGACAGTGAGGACCCTCGAGAGCGGGACTTCCTCAAGACCATCTTGCATCGCATCTATGGCAAGTTTTTGGGGCTCCGGGCTTATATCCGTAGGCAGATCAACCACATCTTCTACAG GTTCATCTATGAGACAGAGCATCACAATGGGATTGCCGAGCTCCTGGAGATCCTGGGCAG CATCATCAATGGCTTTGCCTTGCCCCTGAAAGAAGAGCACAAGATGTTCCTCATCCGTGTCCTGCTTCCCCTTCACAAGGTCAAGTCTCTGAGTGTCTACCACCCTCAG CTGGCGTACTGCGTGGTACAGTTCCTGGAGAAGGAAAGCAGCCTCACTGAGCCG GTGATCGTGGGCCTTCTCAAGTTCTGGCCCAAGACCCACAGCCCCAAGGAGGTGATGTTCCTGAATGAGCTAGAGGAGATTCTGGATGTCATTGAACCTTCAGAGTTCAGCAAAGTGATGGAACCACTCTTCCGCCAGCTTGCCAAGTGTGTCTCCAGCCCCCATTTCCAG GTGGCAGAGCGTGCCCTCTATTACTGGAACAATGAGTACATCATGAGCCTGATAAGTGACAATGCTGCCCGAGTCCTCCCCATCATGTTCCCTGCACTCTACAGGAACTCCAAGAGTCACTGGAACAA GACAATCCACGGCCTGATCTACAATGCCCTGAAGCTGTTTATGGAGATGAATCAGAAGCTGTTTGATGACTGTACACAACAATACAAGGCAGAGAAGCAGAA GGGCCGGTTCcgaatgaaggagagagaagagatgtgGCAACGGATTGAGGAGCTGGCTCGCCTTAACCCCCAG TATCCCATGTTCCGAGCGCCTCCACCACTGCCTCCTGTGTACTCGATGGAGACGGAGACCCCCACGGCAGAGGACATCCAGCTTCTGAAGAGGACGGTGGAGACAGAGGCCGTGCAG ATGCTAAAGGACATCAAGAAGGAGAAAGTGCTGCTTCGGCGGAAGTCAGAGCTGCCTCAGGACGTGTACACCATCAAGGCACTGGAGGCGCACAAGCGGGCGGAAGAGTTTCTAACTGCCAGCCAGGAGGCGCTCTGA
- the KLHDC3 gene encoding kelch domain-containing protein 3 isoform X1 — translation MLRWTVHLEGGPRRVNHAAVAVGHRVYSFGGYCSGEDYETLRQIDVHIFNAVSLRWTKLPPVRPATRGQAPVVPYMRYGHSTVLIDDTVFLWGGRNDTEGACNVLYAFDVNTHKWSTPRVAGTVPGARDGHSACVLGKTMYIFGGYEQLADCFSNDIHKLDTSTMTWTLICTKGNPARWRDFHSATMLGSHMYVFGGRADRFGPFHSNNEIYCNRIRVFDTRTEAWLDCPPTPVLPEGRRSHSAFGYNGELYIFGGYNARLNRHFHDLWKFNPVSFTWKKIEPKGKGPCPRRRQCCCIVGDKIVLFGGTSPSPEEGLGDEFDLIDHSDLHILDFSPSLKTLCKLAVIQYNLDQSCLPHDIRWELNAMTTNSNISRPIVSSHG, via the exons ATGTTACGGTGGACGGTGCACCTGGAGGGCGGGCCCCGCAGGGTGAACCATGCTGCAGTGGCTGTCGGGCACCGGGTGTACTCCTTCGGGGGTTACTGCTCTGGTGAAGACTATGAGACGCTGCGTCAGATTGATGTGCATATTTTCAACGCAG TGTCCTTGCGTTGGACAAAGCTGCCCCCAGTGAGGCCCGCCACCCGCGGGCAGGCTCCTGTGGTACCCTACATGCGGTATGGACACTCGACCGTCCTCATCGATGACACAGTCTTCCTTTGGGGCGGGCGGAATGACACCGAAGGGGCCTGCAATGTGCTCTATGCCTTTGACGTCA aTACTCACAAATGGTCCACACCCCGAGTGGCAGGAACAGTTCCTGGGGCCCGGGATGGGCATTCGGCTTGTGTCCTGGGCAAGACCATGTACATTTTCGGAGGCTACGAGCAGCTG GCGGACTGCTTTTCCAATGACATTCACAAGCTGGATACCAGCACCATGACATGGACCCTGATCTGTACAAAG GGCAACCCTGCACGCTGGAGGGACTTCCACTCGGCCACAATGCTGGGCAGTCACATGTATGTCTTTGGGGGCCGTGCAGACCGTTTTGGGCCATTCCATTCCAACAATGAGATTTACTGCAACCGCATCCGTGTCTTTGACACGAGGACTGAGGCCTGGCTGGACTGTCCACCCACCCCAGTGCTGCCCGAGGGGCGCCGGAGCCACTCAGCCT ttGGCTACAATGGGGAGCTGTACATTTTTGGTGGCTATAATGCAAGGCTGAACCGGCACTTCCATGACCTCTGGAAGTTTAACCCTG TGTCGTTTACCTGGAAAAAGATTGAACCGAAGGGGAAGGGGCCGTGTCCCCGCCGGCGCCAGTGCTGCTGTATTGTTGGTGACAAGATTGTCCTCTTTGGGGGTACCAG TCCGTCTCCCGAGGAAGGCCTGGGAGATGAATTTGACCTCATAGATCATTCTGACTTACACATTTTGGACTTTA GCCCTAGTCTGAAGACTCTGTGCAAACTGGCTGTGATTCAGTATAACCTGGACCAGTCCTGTTTGCCCCATGACATCAG GTGGGAGCTGAATGCCATGACCACCAACAGCAATATCAGTCGCCCCATTGTCTCCTCCCATGGGTAG